In Sphingomonas profundi, the sequence TAGTGCAGGCCGCGGCTTTCCTTGCGGGAGAGGGCGGAGCGCACGATGAGCCCGGCCACCTCCACCAGGTTGCGCAGCTCGATCAGGTCGGCCGTCACGCGGAAGTTGCCGTAATAGTCGGCCGTCTCCCGGCGCAGCAGGTTGATGCGGTGCTGCGCCCGCTCCAGCCGCTTGGTGGTGCGCACGATGCCGACGAAATCCCACATGAAGCGCCGTATCTCGCGCCAGTTATGCTGGACGACGACCTCCTCGTCCGAATCGGAGACGCGGCTCTCGTCCCACGCGCGGATGGGTGGGGGATCGGGCAGCTCGTCCCAGTGGCGGCTGATGTGGCCGGCCGCCGCCTCCCCGAACACGAAACATTCGAGCAGCGAGTTGGAGGCCAGCCGGTTGGCGCCGTGCAGGCCGGACTGGGTGCACTCGCCCGCCGCGTAGAGGCCGGGCAGGTCCGTCCGCCCCTTGCGATCGACGATGATGCCGCCGCAGGTATAATGCTGCGCGGGCACCACCGGGATCGGCTGGGTCGTGATGTCGATGCCCAGGCCCAGCAGCTTGGCGTGGATGTTCGGAAAGTGGCCGCGCACGAAATCGGCCGGCATATGGCTGATGTCGAGATGGACGTAGTCGAGCCCGTAGCGCTTGATCTCGGCATCGATCGCGCGGGCCACCACGTCGCGCGGCGCCAGCTCCAGCCGCTCTGCATCGTAATAGGGCATGAAGCGCTTGCCGGTGGTGGGGTTGATCAGCCGCCCGCCCTCGCCGCGCACCGCCTCCGTGATCAGGAAGTTCTTGACCTCCAGATTGTAGAGGCAGGTCGGGTGGAACTGCATGAACTCCATGTTCGAGATGCGCGCCCCCGCCCGCCACGCCATCGCGATGCCGTCGCCGGTGGCCCCGCGCGGCGCGGTGGAGTAGAGATAGGTGCGCCCCGCCCCGCCCGTCGCCAGCACGGTCGCGCGGCCGGTGAACAGCTCCACCCGGCCGGTCGCCCGGTCCAGCGCGTACACGCCGTAGACGTGGCCGTCGCCCGAGTATCGCTCGCCGTGGCGGCCGGTGACGAGATCGATCACCGCCATGCCCGGCACCAGCGTGATGTTCGGATTGGCCGCCGCCGCCTTCTCCAGCGCCTGCTGCACGGCCAGGCCGGTGGCGTCGTCGACATGCACGATGCGGCGGTGGCTATGGCCGCCCTCGCGGGTCAGGTGCCACCGCTCGGTATCGCCGGGATTGAACGGCACGCCGAGCGCCGCCAGCCGCTCGATCGCCGCCGGCGCGTTCTCCACGACGAACTCCACGGTCGCGCGGTCGTTCAGGCCCGCGCCCGCGACCATCGTGTCCTCGACGTGGCTCTCGAACGTGTCGCCCGGCTCCAGCACGGCGGCGATGCCGCCCTGCGCCCAGGCGGTCGATCCTTCCGAGAGCCCGCCCTTCGCGAGCACCGCCACGCGGAAGCGGGGCGCGAGGTTCAGCGCGGCGGTGAGGCCGGCGGCGCCGGATCCGATGATGACGACGTCGTAGGCATGGGCCTCAGCCATTGACGGCCGCCCCGGAGCGGGTGAGGCTGAGGAACACGTCCTCCAGGTCCGCCTCGCGGGTGGAGACGTCGACGATGCCGAGCCCGGCCGACTGCAGCGCCGCCAGCACCTCGCCGGCATTCACCTTGTCCTTGCTGTAGGTGATGACGACGGTGCGCTCCCCCTTCAGCTCGATCTTCTCGAAGCAGGGGGCCACCGGCGGCGCGGTGAGGTCGCGGTCCACCACGACCTCGACCGCTTTCTCCTTGGCCTTGCCGACGAGGGTGCGGGTGGGCTCGTTGGCGATCAGCCGGCCGTGGTTGATGATCGCGATGCGATCGCACAGCTCCTCTGCCTCCTCCAGATAATGGGTCGTCAGCACCACCGTCACGCCCTGGCGGTTCAGCTCGCGCACATAGGCCCACAGCTGCTGGCGCAGCTCCACGTCCACGCCGGCGGTCGGCTCGTCCAGCACCAGCACCGGCGGCGTGTGGACCATCGCCTTGGCGACGAGCAGCCGCCGCTTCATGCCGCCGGACAGCGACCGCGCATAGGCGTGCGCCTTGTCCTCCAGGTGGACGGCGCGGAGCAGCTCCATGGTCCGCCGCTTCGCCTTGGGCACGCCGTAGAGGCCGGCCTGATTCTCCAGCGTCTCGAACGGCGTGAAGAAGGGATCGAACACGATCTCCTGCGGCACGATGCCGATCGAGGCCTTGGCGTTGCGGTGGTCGCGATCGATGTCGAACCCCCAGATGGCGGCGCCGCCGGACGTCTTGGTGACGAGCCCGGCCAGGATGTTGATGAGCGTCGACTTGCCGGCGCCGTTCGGCCCGAGCAGCCCGAAGATCTGGCCGCGCGGCACATCGAAGCTGACGCCCGCCAGCGCCTGCTTGCCGCCCGAATAGACCTTGGCGAGGTCCGTGATGCCGATCGCTGCTTCGTTCATGGCGCCGACGCTTAGACCCGCGCCACCGCGGTGCAAAGCGCGAAGCGGCGCGCCCCGCCACCGTTCACCATGTTCCGCAACCGGCCGTTTACGCGCCCGTGGGAGCATGGCGAAATGTATCCGCGCTCCCCGCCCTGGCCGCTGTCGCGCCGCGCGCTCGCGCTGGCGGCCGCCGTGGCGGCGGCGCTGGCGCTGCTGACGCCGGCAGGCCCGGTGCATGTCGCGCCCGCCACACACTACGCCGACGCTTGAAGCCGCCCGGCCGCATTTGCTAGGGGGAGGCCCATGCAGCCCGCCCCAGAGACCGTCCGCACCCCCAATCCGCGCGTCGCCTGCGACGGCGCCAGCGACATTCCCGGCGGCGCCGCGCTTGGCCATCCGCGCGTGTGGCTGGAGATAGA encodes:
- the nadB gene encoding L-aspartate oxidase — its product is MAEAHAYDVVIIGSGAAGLTAALNLAPRFRVAVLAKGGLSEGSTAWAQGGIAAVLEPGDTFESHVEDTMVAGAGLNDRATVEFVVENAPAAIERLAALGVPFNPGDTERWHLTREGGHSHRRIVHVDDATGLAVQQALEKAAAANPNITLVPGMAVIDLVTGRHGERYSGDGHVYGVYALDRATGRVELFTGRATVLATGGAGRTYLYSTAPRGATGDGIAMAWRAGARISNMEFMQFHPTCLYNLEVKNFLITEAVRGEGGRLINPTTGKRFMPYYDAERLELAPRDVVARAIDAEIKRYGLDYVHLDISHMPADFVRGHFPNIHAKLLGLGIDITTQPIPVVPAQHYTCGGIIVDRKGRTDLPGLYAAGECTQSGLHGANRLASNSLLECFVFGEAAAGHISRHWDELPDPPPIRAWDESRVSDSDEEVVVQHNWREIRRFMWDFVGIVRTTKRLERAQHRINLLRRETADYYGNFRVTADLIELRNLVEVAGLIVRSALSRKESRGLHYTLDFPDALAEARDTVLTP
- a CDS encoding ABC transporter ATP-binding protein, encoding MNEAAIGITDLAKVYSGGKQALAGVSFDVPRGQIFGLLGPNGAGKSTLINILAGLVTKTSGGAAIWGFDIDRDHRNAKASIGIVPQEIVFDPFFTPFETLENQAGLYGVPKAKRRTMELLRAVHLEDKAHAYARSLSGGMKRRLLVAKAMVHTPPVLVLDEPTAGVDVELRQQLWAYVRELNRQGVTVVLTTHYLEEAEELCDRIAIINHGRLIANEPTRTLVGKAKEKAVEVVVDRDLTAPPVAPCFEKIELKGERTVVITYSKDKVNAGEVLAALQSAGLGIVDVSTREADLEDVFLSLTRSGAAVNG
- a CDS encoding zinc-finger domain-containing protein; this encodes MQPAPETVRTPNPRVACDGASDIPGGAALGHPRVWLEIDESGFVDCGYCDRRFVLVGGAADGAAH